The window AATGTTGATGTAGATATAGAAGATGGCAGATTCTGGATTTTGTTCATGAGCTTTTGAGACGTTCTGTAAGTGATTGTAGTTCAATTAGAAGTATAATTATTCCCACGTTTCAAAGTGTGTCTTTAAGGGGTTTCAGAAGTGTTTAGAAACACTATAAAACACAATCAAATCAGTTGTCTTTATTAATGAAGCTTCTTTTGTATTCACTTCGTCAGGAAttgtaaatataattttttattaacGTCTTCTGTCGATGATcattaaataaacattattattcTCGACAGTAGCTCCCTGCAGAGGTTCCCAACCTGGGTTCACGTGATCAATCTGAGGCCTTGATGTGTTCTTCATTGGGTCCGACGTCTCTCTCGTGAGATACTTTAACCTCTTGTTTCCTCTGAAAGGTTTCACCATGAAAcacgaaagaaagaaatatgaatCCCAGTTTAGTTCAACTATAATAGAACAATCACATGCAAATGTATGAGGCAgaataaatcattttaaaactaaaaatatgtTGGAAACTTCAATATTCATTCGACCTTTTAAATGCCTCGGACATCACTGGCATcacttaaattaaaaataaattaaaatgaagagaaataccaacaaaaaaacacagcaacagAAATCGAGACTTGCTTTTACATATTTTAGTTTCAGAGTTGCACTACTTGAGTTCATCTTCATCCAAAAAACGATCACATTTCAACGACACGCGAGTCTGTACATTCCTCTCTTCACCTGCAGCTCATGTACTCACAGATCACTCATAAGTTCATCAAATGATCATTTAGTCGTCACTTTGGTTTCATAATAAAGAGATAAAAGCCAAATAATTGCCagctaaataaagtaaaatgacatgttttctttaaGTTGGATATCAAATTTAAACTAAGCCACACagagaaacatgaaggtgccatctggaaccaaaaatggttcttcagggtGATGCCATCGaagcaccatatctggttcctaaagaacctttcaaatcagagttctttaaagaaccatttccttaaagagttcttcaaagaacctataaaggtgtctcaaagaaccttcaaaacatggttctttaaagcaccatttctggttccactaagaaCAATTTCCGTAAATAGTTTttgaaagaacctataaaggggcCTCAACCGAAAAAATATCTCTTCATAatggtgatggttcttcgtagaaccacaactccttttaaagaaccatttaaggacCTTTCTGTGTGCAGGTTGAGTTTATATACAATTGTCTCCTGTTATGTTTTCacacattcatttcatttgtaaaACAGAGACGTCAAAGGACGATATTTTGGGTCTTTTACTGTTTGTAATGTAACAGAAATCTTTCCGATGAATGATCCATGTGTCGAATTAGAAGAAATAAAACCGACTCTCTCCAACTCTGAGGGGCCATTAGCAGCTTTAATACGCATCGCATGTTATCTGCAACAACTTAACACAACTCCTCCTGTGGCCTCGTTTATGTGGACCTTATAACTTTCCCTaaaagggggcccccgggggcctgGCCAGTGAGTAAAACTATAGGACGGGCAGGCTGATACAAACCCATCCTTTTCAGACAATTCCTCTGACCAACTTATAAAACCAATGGCAACCTCTAAAAGCCTGTCTTTGTCACTCCTTAAACCCCGAGATGCTCTAAAACGCCATTGTGCGGTTAAACCTCATAAATTTGTTGCAGGGCACTGATTAAACATCACGGGAATTGAAACACTAAAGATTTTGTCTCGGTCCCTTTTGGACGAGGGACAATGGGGTCCCATTCACGGGGGGAGACACGCAGACAAAAAAGGAGTGTTTAAGGGGAGATGCGTATCAAGCCGAGGGGCTTCAGGGCTGGTCCCCTCCATATGTGATGCAAGGTGGCCTCGGCGAGGGGGGCTGGAAGGGAGTGGGACACAAAGGACCAGGTGACAGGGACGACGGGCCGCAGGGTCACAAGGACGAGCAAACAACATCATAGGGGGCGTGAAAAGCAGAAGACCCCCCTCGTCACTGATGAAACACCAACACGATTTAAAACACTgaggcagatttttttttcactgTGGAGAGAGTGAGATATTTAAATATGAGCAAAGACGGATGATtggaaaagtcttttttttcttttttacttttaagaaTATGATAAAGGGTTTGCTGGAGTTcacttatatattatttatatatatataatatatatatttgcatttaatatatatacgtataatatatatatacaggactgtctcagaaaattagaatattgtgataaagttctttattttctgtaatgcaattaataaaacaaaaatgtcatgcattctggattcattacaaatcaactgaaatattgcaagccttttattcttttaatattgctgattatacacagcttaagaaaactcaaatatcctatctctaaatattagaatatcatgaaaaagtatactagtagggtattaaacaaatcacttgaatcgtctaattaactcgaaacacctggaaacatattttcaaatgtttgattttgttttgctgttataaatcttttttttaacttggtctgaggaaatattcaaattttatgagataggattttagagttttcttaaactgtaagccataatcagcaatattaaaagaataaaaggcttgcaatatttcagttgatttgtaatgaatccagaatgcatgacatttttgtttttttaattgcattacagaaaataaagaactttatcacaatattctaattgtctgagacagtcctgtatatacaggactgtctcagaaaagtaaaaaaaaagttaaaaaaagttaaaaaaaagatttataacagctgagtgtttgtcaaggctcaggaaacccttgcaggtgtttcgagttaattagacaattcaagtgatttgtttaataccctactagtatactttttcatgatattctaatatttagagataggatatttgagttttcttaagctgtaagccataatcagcaatattaaaagaataaaaggcttgcaatatttcagttgatttgtaatgaatccagaatgcatgacatttttgttttttgaattgcattccagaaaataaagaacttcatcacaatattctaattttctgagacagtcctgtatatataaaatatatatatatatatatatatattatatatatccatgGAGCTAACttctaatatatatttctatataatatatttctatatatatataatatatatacatacatggaGGCCacttatattatgtatattttacatataatatatatttatatatatatatattgccccTTGAtcatattttgaaaaataataatcacgGATGAAACATCAACGCTCGATAGTGCACGATGTAATATGTATATGTCTTGTAATAAACAGctaaaaatctatttaaattaTGTTGTCGCTCCTCAACTGCACCTGTCTTAAAGTATTGATGATTGCgcccttaaaataaaaataatcatatCCTCTTCAAACCTACAGTACACAAAGCTCTCCACATAAAGCCTGAGTGGTGTAGCCTCTGTGTGTTTATCCTCTCTGGCCTCAGAATAACAAAAGTGAGAAGCAGCCCAGACAACAACAGGCTGGTGAAAGGAGGCCGTAATGTTTACTGGGCATTCTGCTTAACCAGAGCCAGGCCTTAGAGGACATGTTTGCTCAGCTTTTGGGTGCATAATTAGTTATTTAACATTATAAAAGCCTCAGCTCCCTGTCATGACCTGCTACATATTTTGCATTCTACACgaatgaaatatgttttttcgGAGCTTTATTACGATTTGCAAACTTTAGAGCTTTAATTAAATATCTAAGgaggaaaaaagtaaaaaagaattttgtttgtttgaaaatAATCACAAGTCAGATGTATCATTCAAAATATGAGAAacttttttattaataatttcGTTCACAAAAAAGAAACAGTTAAGACAGTTTAAAAAACCCTTTGAAGAAAGTCTCCTCaaagataacaaataataacaaataattatACTTTTTCCCTTCAAACATTGAGGCTAATAGTGGCTTCTCTTCCTAAAGTCTATAATGTATAAGTCATGTATACAAATATTATGTTGCAACAGCATTATCACtggataattaaaaataatgatcTACCGGCTACACACCAGCAGGCCCGAACAATAAAAAGAGTAAATTATCAAAATATAATGTGCAAAAATATCCGTTCGTTCTATATAgtaaaaaactaaagaaaatgttttaagTTGCTCGAAAATGTTTGCAAAACATTCAGAAAACATTTGATGCAATTCTAAATGAGTTTGTGCATTTTTGAAGATgaggtctttttttcttcctcttcttcacttgaACGCGTTGAAGTGGACCGAATCGCTCCAAAAGTCTCTCCACGCGAATCTGGAGGTCGCCGCGGTGGGAAAGTGATGGTGGTACCTCGGAGGGTGCTGAAGAGACGGGTAGGCCAAGGGGAACGGGATGCTTTGAGATGGATGTAAACATCCGGCTTTCTCCGTGTCGAGTACGCAGGCGTGGAACGGCTTCCCGTCCCGGACCAGGATCGGAACCACGACGCGGCGCAGCAGCGGCGGATGATGCGGCGTGTCCATGGAGtcgtgcggcggcggcgcgccGTCCGCGCGGCCTCTCTTCATCTTGTAGCGGTGGTTCTGGAACCAGATCTTCACCTGGGTCGGGGTGAGGCCGAGGAGCCGGGCCAGCTGCTCCCTCTCCGGGCCCGACAGGTAGCGCTGCTGGCGGAAGCGCCGCTCCAGCTCCAGGGTCTGCGCCTTGGCGAACAGCACGCGGCGCTTCTTGGTCTTCTTGTTGCTCTTGTCGGGCTCAGAGTCCGCGGACGAGTCGTCGGCTTTGGTGGAGTGAGGGGAGGCCTCGAGGCTGCCTTCGTCAGACGCTGAGAGGGTTACATAATGCGGGTTAGTCCAGATATGAATATTACGATAATACACATTTAGCCTCCCTTCAGGTACTcagtctatccatccatccatcctttaaCTATCCATCCATTATGTatccatatattatatatctgctCCTAATaaagatttcaaaataaaaaatagactGCCTCGTCAGACGCAGGGTTACATAATGCTGGTTAGTCCGAATTCATATAGAAATATTAAGATAATATGCATTTTAGCCTTCCTTCAGTACTCATTCTATCCACATCCatcatcatttatatatatatatatatatatatatatatgttatctaTCTGCTCCTAATAATTCCAAAATAaagcttttaaaataaaaataaacacaatatacAATCAGTGGGGCACATCATGTTCTCCCATTCATATATTATGCGATATGGATAAAGATTCCTTGCGATTTCCAAAATAAActgcaataatttaaaaaaatagaaaagacacATGTTTCTAGATTAGGGATATAGATGCACTCACATATGCAAGGACTCCGGTCGCAGTCCATCCAGGAGCTGTAGGGCGAGCTGGAGGAGCCGCAGGAGGAGTAACGCGGGGAGGACCGCGGCGCCGCCTCCGCGTCCCGCTCCGGCAAATCCAGGATGCTCCTCACGGAGAAGCTGAACTTGGTCGGGGTGGCCATCGCGATGTccgtggagggaggggggttgtTTAGcgtttaaacaaaaaaagagaaaagtataGGCTCGATGTATCCAAAGAGGAGAG of the Pseudoliparis swirei isolate HS2019 ecotype Mariana Trench chromosome 11, NWPU_hadal_v1, whole genome shotgun sequence genome contains:
- the nkx2.9 gene encoding NK2 transcription factor related, locus 9, encoding MATPTKFSFSVRSILDLPERDAEAAPRSSPRYSSCGSSSSPYSSWMDCDRSPCISSDEGSLEASPHSTKADDSSADSEPDKSNKKTKKRRVLFAKAQTLELERRFRQQRYLSGPEREQLARLLGLTPTQVKIWFQNHRYKMKRGRADGAPPPHDSMDTPHHPPLLRRVVVPILVRDGKPFHACVLDTEKAGCLHPSQSIPFPLAYPSLQHPPRYHHHFPTAATSRFAWRDFWSDSVHFNAFK